One genomic segment of Panulirus ornatus isolate Po-2019 chromosome 3, ASM3632096v1, whole genome shotgun sequence includes these proteins:
- the LOC139761081 gene encoding uncharacterized protein produces MKCLVVAVLVVAAVGSPIPDDCEYEVVGYSGAVSTGPHYATHYATIPAGQHYQATYATVGAPVVATVDVQKATAAFMAAWNAAAARAATIQSTLVKSAPTGGYVIQVPKQVEATEEVKKATAQFTAAWNEAAQRATTVEYGVDTLSKPVKPTAEVHKATTEFMDAWQAAAQQASSLRHAVTVSADPYSALPQQVQATDEVKRATEEFMAAWRKAAARVPAIQTTMYQIAGTPPAPSAPKTVGGAPQFTPSVAQATAEFMAAWNAAAAAAEAAPDVNIIMGASSLPGPAQPAAPQAPAAVSYAVPSAPAPSYGPPQPVQPTPEVQRATAAFMAAWNTAAARASTIQATLVKTAPSGTYTIELPKQVQETDEVKRATAEFMQAWNAAAQRATVVEQAIGTLPQPVQQTAEVQRATTEFMAAWEAAARRASTIRQAVTVSADPYSAVPQQVQATDEVKRATEEFMEAWRKAAARVPSIQTTMYQISGTVPAPETPKIVNGVPQFTPAVAKATAEFMAAWNAAAAAAEAAPDVNIIMGASSLPRPAQPAAPQAPAAVSYAVPSAPAPSYGPPQPVQPTPEVQRATAAFMAAWNTAAARASTIQATLVKTAPSGTYTIELPKQVQETDEVKRATAEFMLAWNAAAQRATVVEQAIGTLPQPVQQTAEVQQDTVEFMAAWEAAAQRASTIRQAVTVSADPYSAVPQQVQATDEVKRATEEFMEAWRKAAARVPSIQTTMYQISGTVPAPETPKIVNGVPQFTPAVAKATAEFMAAWNAAAAAAEAAPDVNIIMGASSLPRPAQPAAPQAPAAVSYAVPSAPAPSYGPPQPVQPTPEVQRATAAFMAAWNTAAARASTIQATLVKTAPSGTYTIELPKQVQETDEVRRATAEFMQAWNAAAQRATVVEQAIGTLPQPVQQTAEVQRATTEFMAAWEAAAQRASTIRQAVTVSADPYSAVPQQVQATDEVKRATEEFMEAWRKAAARVPSIQTTMYQISGTVPAPETPKIVNGVPQFTPAVAQATAEFMKVWEAAAAAAEAAPDVNIIMGASAQPRPGQYAVSHAPATVSYAAAPASTLYHGPPQPVQPTPEVQQATAAFMAAWNAAAERATKIQATLVKSADTIAPPRQVEDTSAVKKATAEFMAAWNAAARRATVVEQAVSTLPQQVDYTDDVKTATAEFMASWHAAAQRASSINTAVSATTYGIPQQVQPTREVQQATAEFMKAWNTAAARVPTIETTLYTLSGSTALDPSRASQPVSDTPEVAAAKRAFMAQFHAAQEAAAHASVSHGILPAPTVLTVSPAQHIAYSAGSLHHGYTISDRIFAPFTGFPIYVKDC; encoded by the coding sequence GTGGTAGCAGTGTTAGTGGTGGCAGCTGTGGGGTCGCCCATTCCAGACGACTGTGAATATGAAGTCGTTGGATACAGCGGGGCGGTGTCCACTGGGCCACACTATGCGACACACTACGCGACCATCCCTGCCGGACAACACTACCAGGCGACATATGCAACTGTAGGGGCACCAGTTGTAGCCACAGTTGATGTTCAAAAAGCGACTGCTGCATTCATGGCAGCGTGGAATGCAGCAGCTGCAAGGgcagcaacaatacagtcaacattGGTGAAATCGGCACCAACAGGAGGATATGTCATTCAAGTTCCCAAACAAGTAGAAGCAACTGAAGAAGTGAAGAAGGCAACAGCTCAGTTTACGGCAGCGTGGAATGAGGCTGCTCAACGTGCAACAACGGTTGAATACGGGGTTGATACACTTTCAAAACCAGTAAAGCCAACAGCCGAAGTTCATAAGGCCACAACAGAATTCATGGATGCTTGGCAAGCAGCTGCCCAACAAGCTTCTTCACTCAGACATGCGGTAACGGTATCTGCTGACCCatactctgctcttccccagcaaGTACAAGCTACAGACGAGGTCAAGAGAGCAACAGAAGAATTCATGGCAGCCTGGAGAAAGGCAGCCGCACGGGTACCTGCCATTCAAACGACCATGTACCAGATTGCAGGCACCCCACCAGCTCCTTCAGCACCAAAAACCGTTGGAGGCGCTCCCCAGTTCACTCCCTCAGTTGCACAAGCAACAGCTGAGTTTATGGCAGCTTGgaatgctgctgctgcagctgctgaagCAGCTCCTGATGTCAATATCATAATGGGAGCCAGTTCTCTACCCGGTCCCGCACAACCTGCAGCACCTCAGGCACCGGCTGCTGTGTCCTATGCTGTTCCTTCTGCACCTGCTCCTTCATATGGACCTCCTCAGCCTGTTCAGCCCACACCAGAAGTACAGCGGGCTACTGCTGCTTTCATGGCTGCATGGAACACAGCTGCTGCCAGAGCATCTACCATCCAGGCAACTTTGGTCAAGACAGCACCCTCTGGCACTTATACAATTGAGCTTCCAAAGCAAGTACAAGAAACCGATGAGGTTAAGAGAGCAACAGCTGAGTTTATGCAAGCATGGAATGCAGCTGCACAACGTGCAACTGTTGTAGAACAAGCTATCGGCACCCTGCCTCAGCCAGTGCAGCAAACCGCTGAGGTCCAGCGAGCTACAACTGAATTCATGGCTGCCTGGGAAGCTGCTGCCCGAAGGGCTTCCACCATCAGACAAGCTGTGACTGTGTCTGCCGATCCTTACTCCGCTGTTCCCCAACAAGTGCAGGCTACTGACGAGGTCAAGAGAGCTACTGAAGAATTCATGGAAGCTTGGAGAAAGGCCGCAGCTCGAGTACCTTCCATTCAGACAACTATGTACCAAATTTCAGGAACCGTACCAGCACCAGAAACTCCAAAAATCGTTAATGGTGTTCCTCAGTTCACTCCTGCAGTTGCAAAAGCAACAGCTGAGTTTATGGCAGCTTGgaatgctgctgctgcagctgctgaagCAGCTCCTGATGTCAATATCATAATGGGAGCCAGTTCTCTAccccgtcctgcacaacctgcaGCACCTCAGGCACCAGCTGCTGTGTCCTATGCTGTTCCTTCTGCACCTGCTCCTTCATATGGACCCCCTCAGCCTGTTCAGCCCACACCAGAAGTACAGCGGGCTACTGCTGCTTTCATGGCTGCATGGAACACAGCTGCTGCCAGAGCATCTACCATCCAGGCAACTTTGGTCAAGACAGCACCCTCTGGCACTTATACAATTGAGCTTCCAAAGCAAGTACAAGAAACCGATGAGGTTAAGAGAGCAACAGCTGAGTTTATGCTAGCATGGAATGCAGCTGCACAACGTGCAACTGTTGTAGAACAAGCTATCGGCACTCTGCCTCAGCCAGTACAGCAAACCGCTGAGGTCCAACAAGATACTGTTGAATTCATGGCTGCCTGGGAAGCTGCTGCCCAAAGGGCTTCCACCATCAGACAAGCTGTGACTGTGTCTGCCGATCCTTACTCCGCTGTTCCCCAACAAGTGCAGGCTACTGACGAGGTCAAGAGAGCTACTGAAGAATTCATGGAAGCTTGGAGAAAGGCCGCAGCTCGAGTACCTTCCATTCAGACAACTATGTACCAAATTTCAGGAACCGTACCAGCACCAGAAACTCCAAAAATCGTTAATGGTGTTCCTCAGTTCACTCCTGCAGTTGCAAAAGCAACAGCTGAGTTTATGGCAGCTTGgaatgctgctgctgcagctgctgaagCAGCTCCTGATGTCAATATCATAATGGGAGCCAGTTCTCTAccccgtcctgcacaacctgcaGCACCTCAGGCACCAGCTGCTGTGTCCTATGCTGTTCCTTCTGCACCTGCTCCTTCATATGGACCCCCTCAGCCTGTTCAGCCCACACCAGAAGTACAGCGGGCTACTGCTGCTTTCATGGCTGCATGGAACACAGCTGCTGCCAGAGCATCTACCATCCAGGCAACTTTGGTCAAGACAGCACCCTCTGGCACTTATACAATTGAGCTTCCAAAGCAAGTACAAGAAACCGATGAGGTTAGGAGAGCAACAGCTGAGTTTATGCAAGCATGGAACGCAGCTGCACAACGTGCAACTGTCGTAGAACAAGCTATCGGCACTCTGCCTCAGCCAGTACAACAAACCGCTGAGGTCCAGCGAGCTACAACTGAATTCATGGCTGCCTGGGAAGCTGCTGCCCAAAGGGCTTCCACCATCAGACAAGCTGTGACTGTGTCTGCCGATCCTTACTCCGCTGTCCCCCAACAAGTGCAGGCTACTGACGAGGTCAAGAGAGCTACTGAAGAATTCATGGAAGCTTGGAGAAAGGCCGCAGCTCGAGTACCTTCCATTCAGACTACTATGTACCAAATTTCAGGAACCGTACCAGCACCAGAAACTCCAAAAATCGTTAATGGTGTTCCTCAATTTACTCCCGCAGTTGCGCAAGCAACAGCTGAGTTTATGAAAGTTTGggaagctgctgctgcagctgccgaAGCAGCTCCTGATGTTAACATCATTATGGGAGCCAGTGCTCAACCCCGTCCTGGACAGTATGCTGTTTCCCATGCCCCAGCCACTGTCTCCTATGCTGCAGCACCTGCATCTACTCTTTATCATGGACCACCTCAGCCTGTTCAGCCTACACCAGAAGTACAGCAGGCCACTGCTGCATTCATGGCTGCATGGAATGCAGCTGCTGAGCGAGCAACTAAAATACAAGCAACCTTAGTTAAGTCTGCTGATACCATTGCACCCCCTCGGCAAGTGGAAGACACGTCTGCTGTGAAGAAGGCCACTGCTGAGTTTATGGCAGCATGGAATGCAGCTGCTCGACGTGCTACTGTTGTAGAACAAGCTGTATCAACTCTACCCCAGCAGGTTGATTATACTGATGATGTCAAGACGGCTACTGCAGAGTTTATGGCATCCTGGCATGCTGCAGCCCAACGAGCATCATCAATTAACACAGCCGTCTCTGCAACCACCTATGGTATTCCTCAGCAAGTACAACCCACAAGGGAAGTACAGCAAGCCACAGCTGAATTCATGAAGGCCTGGAATACCGCAGCAGCAAGGGTTCCTACCATTGAAACAACCTTGTACACACTCTCTGGATCTACTGCTCTTGACCCATCACGGGCGTCTCAGCCCGTGTCTGATACTCCAGAGGTGGCAGCTGCTAAACGGGCTTTTATGGCTCAGTTCCATGCAGCCCAGGAAGCCGCAGCGCATGCGTCAGTCAGTCATGGCATCCTTCCAGCCCCAACTGTCTTAACCGTATCCCCAGCCCAACACATAGCATACAGTGCCGGCAGCCTTCATCATGGATATACCATCAGCGACCGGATTTTCGCTCCTTTTACTGGGTTTCCCATCTACGTTAAGGACTGCTAA